One segment of Triticum aestivum cultivar Chinese Spring chromosome 2A, IWGSC CS RefSeq v2.1, whole genome shotgun sequence DNA contains the following:
- the LOC123187544 gene encoding uncharacterized protein isoform X2 has product MVDTRRSSAGKRRASSEEASPPTPPPAAAPDSGDAAGASASAPGAEAASPPPAPRSRSAKRAKAAGKTTRPVSAPVFEAAAKAAGRAIESSQLSAPAAERSAGAVAASSTVSNSGASARKKRTPRRLPPSDETTAEEMTQWKTRRGAASSRTHAWARLISQSSQYPTVPIYASYFTVGHGGKHDLKLTDALSGSLVCRLRHVRRGAALEVSISKVVYVNGKALDKAAKVTLTGGDEVVFSSLGRHAYIFQPLPEEKSSTSILSSPSFVQQGQHPVMKGTLDHLSSKRAKLSVPFNFGSGCSPLIPHDTEIVSSLCKTMEEQNQFSSEENVPFAQHKLLKEDLKKAVVSASDISESFDSFPYYLSENTKSSLLTPAHVNLCCKEAMEWTKKISFISQRVLLSGPAGSEIYQETLMKALTKHFDARLLVVDSSLLSSSSKSKESEPYKKGDRVRYIGSLQSTRFILEGQRAPDYGSQGEVRLPFEENGSSKIGVSFDKPIPGGIDLGGNCEVDHGFFCSVDSLCLDGPGWEDRAKHPFDVIFEFVSEESAHGPLILFLKDVEKVCGNTYSYHGLKSKLEIFPAGVFVIGSQTQADSRKDKLNGSPFLSKFPYGQAAILDLAFQDSFGRVNDKTKEAAKTAKHVTKLFPSKVTIQPPQDDLELSKWKQLLDRDIEILKVKANISKVQSFLTRNGLECADVETTVCVKDRTLTNECVDKIVGYALSHQVMNSTVPTPGKDVLLALSGESLQHGVDLSERMQNDHKKKSTKKSLKDVATENEFEKRLLSDVIPPDEIGVSFDDIGALENVKETLKELVMLPLQRPELFSKGQLMKPCKGILLFGPPGTGKTMLAKAVATEAGANFINISMSSIGSKWFGEGEKYVKAVFSLASKIAPSVIFVDEVDGMLGRRENPGEHEAMRKMKNEFMVNWDGLRTKDKERVLVLAATNRPFDLDEAVIRRLPRRLMVNLPDATNRKKIISVILAKEDLAEDVDLEAVASLTEGYSGSDLKNLCITAAHSPIREILEKEKKERSLAEAENKPLPPKYSSSDVRPLNMSDLKQAHEQVCASISSDSTNMNELVQWNELYGEGGSRKKTPLSYFM; this is encoded by the exons ATGGTCGACACCAGGCGCAGCTCCGCGGGGAAGCGCCGGGCCTCGTCGGAGGAGGCCTCGCCCCCGACGCCCCCGCCCGCGGCGGCCCCGGACTCGGGCGACGCGGCGGGGGCATCGGCGTCGGCGCCCGGTGCGGAGGCCGCCTCCCCACCGCCGGCCCCGCGTAGCCGGTCGGCCAAGCGGGCCAAGGCCGCG ggcAAGACGACGCGCCCGGTGTCGGCCCCCGTGTTCGAGGCCGCCGCCAAGGCAGCGGGCCGCGCGATCGAGAGCTCGCAGCTGAGCGCGCCGGCCGCGGAGAGGTCCGCCGGGGCCGTCGCGGCGTCGTCCACGGTGTCGAATTCAGGAG CTTCAGCGAGGAAGAAGAGGACGCCCAGGCGTCTGCCTCCATCTGACGAGACGACCGCGGAAGAGATGACGCAGTGGAAGACGAGGCGCGGGGCGGCCAGTAGCCGGACTCATGCTTGGGCCAGATTGATTTCCCAATCTTCTCAG TATCCCACGGTTCCTATTTATGCTTCCTATTTCACCGTTGGCCATGGTGGTAAACATGATTTGAAACTGACGGACGCATTATCTGGATCACTTGTTTGCAGACTGAGGCATGTTAGG AGGGGTGCTGCCCTTGAGGTCTCTATATCCAAAGTTGTCTATGTAAATGGGAAGGCCTTAGACAAGGCTGCTAAGGTCACCTTGACTGGAGGCGACGAAGTTGTTTTTAGTTCACTTGGGAGGCATGCTTAT ATATTTCAGCCTCTTCCAGAGGAAAAATCAAGCACATCAATCCTTTCTTCCCCGAGTTTTGTTCAGCAAGGGCAGCATCCAGTTATGAAAGGCACACTGGATCATTTATCATCTAAAAGGGCCAAGTTATCAGTGCCGTTTAATTTTGGTAGTGGCTGCTCTCCATTGATTCCTCATG ATACAGAGATAGTCAGCAGTTTATGTAAAACAATGGAGGAGCAGAACCAGTTCTCTTCTGAAGAAAATGTGCCATTTGCTCAACATAAACTTTTAAaagaagatctgaagaaggcaGTTGTTAGTGCAAGTGATATATCAGAGTCATTTGATAGTTTTCCATATTATCTGAG TGAGAATACCAAAAGTTCTCTCCTGACACCAGCACATGTAAATTTGTGTTGCAAGGAAGCCATGGAGTGGACAAAAAAAATATCTTTTATTTCTCAACGAGTACTATTATCTGGTCCAGCAG GGTCTGAGATATACCAAGAAACATTGATGAAGGCTCTCACCAAACACTTCGATGCTAGGCTGCTCGTCGTAGATTCATCATTGCTGTCGAGT TCTTCAAAGTCAAAGGAATCAGAGCCGTACAAAAAAG GTGATAGGGTGCGATACATTGGTTCTTTGCAGTCAACAAGGTTTATCCTCGAGGGACAAAG AGCTCCAGATTATGGTTCCCAGGGTGAAGTGCGACTTCCTTTTGAGGAAAATGGATCCTCAAAAATCGGAGTCAGTTTTGACAAACCAATTCCTGGGGGCATTGATCTAGGAGGCAATTGTGAGGTTGATCATGGTTTCTTCTGTTCAG TTGATTCTCTGTGCCTCGATGGTCCAGGATGGGAAGACAGAGCtaaacatccatttgatgtaatatTTGAG TTTGTTTCTGAAGAAAGTGCGCATGGACCCCTTATCCTATTTTTGAAGGACGTTGAGAAAGTGTGTGGAAACACTTACTCTTATCATGGTCTAAAGAGCAAGCTCGAAATTTTTCCAGCAGGTGTTTTTGTTATTGGGTCTCAGACCCAGGCAGACAGTCggaaagataag CTAAACGGGTCTCCTTTCCTTTCGAAGTTCCCATACGGTCAAGCAGCAATACTCGACCTTGCGTTCCAG GATAGCTTTGGCCGGGTGAATGATAAAACCAAAGAAGCAGCGAAGACTGCGAAGCATGTCACTAAACTTTTCCCCAGTAAAGTGACAATACAACCACCACAG GATGACTTGGAACTCTCAAAGTGGAAACAGCTATTGGATCGTGATATTGAAATTCTGAAAGTGAAGGCTAACATTTCAAAAGTCCAGTCT TTTCTAACTCGCAATGGTCTGGAATGTGCTGATGTAGAGACCACAGTATGTGTTAAAGATCGAACTCTTACAAATGAAT GTGTCGATAAAATAGTTGGTTATGCTTTGAGTCATCAAGTTATGAATTCTACTGTTCCAACTCCTGGAAAGGATGTGTTACTTGCTCTTTCTGGTGAAAG CCTTCAGCATGGGGTTGATTTGTCGGAAAGGATGCAAAATGACCATAAGAAAAAGAGCACAAAGAAATCACTCAAG GATGTTGCCACGGAGAATGAATTTGAAAAGAGGCTTCTTAGTGATGTTATCCCTCCAGATGAGATAGGTGTTTCCTTTGATGACATTGGAGCACTAGAGAATGTCAAGGAAACTTTGAAGGAATTAGTGATGCTTCCATTGCAAAGGCCAGAGTTGTTCTCCAAGGGACAACTTATGAAG CCATGTAAAGGAATATTGCTTTTTGGTCCACCTGGTACGGGGAAGACCATGCTTGCTAAAGCTGTTGCAACAGAGGCTGGTGCTAACTTCATCAACATATCAATGTCAAGCATTGGCTCGAAG TGGTTTGGCGAGGGGGAAAAATATGTGAAAGCTGTGTTTTCACTTGCAAGCAAAATTGCTCCCAGTGTCATTTTTGTGGATGAG GTTGACGGCATGCTGGGTAGACGTGAAAACCCAGGGGAACATGAAGCCATGcgtaaaatgaaaaatgaatttatggTGAACTGGGATGGTCTGAGAACAAAAGACAAAGAACGTGTATTAGTACTTGCTGCCACTAATAGGCCGTTTGATCTTGATGAGGCTGTTATTAGGAGGCTCCCAAGGAG GTTGATGGTGAATTTACCAGACGCAACCAATAGGAAAAAGATTATTAGTGTAATACTAGCCAAAGAAGATTTGGCAGAAGATGTAGATCTGGAAGCAGTGGCTAGCCTGACTGAGGGGTATTCAGGCAGTGATCTGAAG AATCTGTGTATTACTGCTGCACATAGTCCCATAAGGGAAATCCTTGAAAAAGAGAAGAAG GAGAGATCCTTGGCAGAAGCAGAAAACAAACCATTGCCTCCTAAGTATTCTAGCAGTGATGTCCGTCCCCTAAATATGAGTGATCTCAAACAGGCACACGAGCAG GTATGTGCAAGTATATCATCTGATTCGACAAATATGAACGAGCTTGTTCAGTGGAACGAGCTTTACGGTGAAGGCGGATCTAGAAAGAAGACACCTCTAAGCTACTTCATGTAG
- the LOC123187544 gene encoding uncharacterized protein isoform X3, with amino-acid sequence MVDTRRSSAGKRRASSEEASPPTPPPAAAPDSGDAAGASASAPGAEAASPPPAPRSRSAKRAKAAGKTTRPVSAPVFEAAAKAAGRAIESSQLSAPAAERSAGAVAASSTVSNSGARKKRTPRRLPPSDETTAEEMTQWKTRRGAASSRTHAWARLISQSSQYPTVPIYASYFTVGHGGKHDLKLTDALSGSLVCRLRHVRRGAALEVSISKVVYVNGKALDKAAKVTLTGGDEVVFSSLGRHAYIFQPLPEEKSSTSILSSPSFVQQGQHPVMKGTLDHLSSKRAKLSVPFNFGSGCSPLIPHDTEIVSSLCKTMEEQNQFSSEENVPFAQHKLLKEDLKKAVVSASDISESFDSFPYYLSENTKSSLLTPAHVNLCCKEAMEWTKKISFISQRVLLSGPAGSEIYQETLMKALTKHFDARLLVVDSSLLSSGQSSKSKESEPYKKGDRVRYIGSLQSTRFILEGQRAPDYGSQGEVRLPFEENGSSKIGVSFDKPIPGGIDLGGNCEVDHGFFCSVDSLCLDGPGWEDRAKHPFDVIFEFVSEESAHGPLILFLKDVEKVCGNTYSYHGLKSKLEIFPAGVFVIGSQTQADSRKDKLNGSPFLSKFPYGQAAILDLAFQDSFGRVNDKTKEAAKTAKHVTKLFPSKVTIQPPQDDLELSKWKQLLDRDIEILKVKANISKVQSFLTRNGLECADVETTVCVKDRTLTNECVDKIVGYALSHQVMNSTVPTPGKDVLLALSGESLQHGVDLSERMQNDHKKKSTKKSLKDVATENEFEKRLLSDVIPPDEIGVSFDDIGALENVKETLKELVMLPLQRPELFSKGQLMKPCKGILLFGPPGTGKTMLAKAVATEAGANFINISMSSIGSKWFGEGEKYVKAVFSLASKIAPSVIFVDEVDGMLGRRENPGEHEAMRKMKNEFMVNWDGLRTKDKERVLVLAATNRPFDLDEAVIRRLPRRLMVNLPDATNRKKIISVILAKEDLAEDVDLEAVASLTEGYSGSDLKNLCITAAHSPIREILEKEKKERSLAEAENKPLPPKYSSSDVRPLNMSDLKQAHEQVCASISSDSTNMNELVQWNELYGEGGSRKKTPLSYFM; translated from the exons ATGGTCGACACCAGGCGCAGCTCCGCGGGGAAGCGCCGGGCCTCGTCGGAGGAGGCCTCGCCCCCGACGCCCCCGCCCGCGGCGGCCCCGGACTCGGGCGACGCGGCGGGGGCATCGGCGTCGGCGCCCGGTGCGGAGGCCGCCTCCCCACCGCCGGCCCCGCGTAGCCGGTCGGCCAAGCGGGCCAAGGCCGCG ggcAAGACGACGCGCCCGGTGTCGGCCCCCGTGTTCGAGGCCGCCGCCAAGGCAGCGGGCCGCGCGATCGAGAGCTCGCAGCTGAGCGCGCCGGCCGCGGAGAGGTCCGCCGGGGCCGTCGCGGCGTCGTCCACGGTGTCGAATTCAGGAG CGAGGAAGAAGAGGACGCCCAGGCGTCTGCCTCCATCTGACGAGACGACCGCGGAAGAGATGACGCAGTGGAAGACGAGGCGCGGGGCGGCCAGTAGCCGGACTCATGCTTGGGCCAGATTGATTTCCCAATCTTCTCAG TATCCCACGGTTCCTATTTATGCTTCCTATTTCACCGTTGGCCATGGTGGTAAACATGATTTGAAACTGACGGACGCATTATCTGGATCACTTGTTTGCAGACTGAGGCATGTTAGG AGGGGTGCTGCCCTTGAGGTCTCTATATCCAAAGTTGTCTATGTAAATGGGAAGGCCTTAGACAAGGCTGCTAAGGTCACCTTGACTGGAGGCGACGAAGTTGTTTTTAGTTCACTTGGGAGGCATGCTTAT ATATTTCAGCCTCTTCCAGAGGAAAAATCAAGCACATCAATCCTTTCTTCCCCGAGTTTTGTTCAGCAAGGGCAGCATCCAGTTATGAAAGGCACACTGGATCATTTATCATCTAAAAGGGCCAAGTTATCAGTGCCGTTTAATTTTGGTAGTGGCTGCTCTCCATTGATTCCTCATG ATACAGAGATAGTCAGCAGTTTATGTAAAACAATGGAGGAGCAGAACCAGTTCTCTTCTGAAGAAAATGTGCCATTTGCTCAACATAAACTTTTAAaagaagatctgaagaaggcaGTTGTTAGTGCAAGTGATATATCAGAGTCATTTGATAGTTTTCCATATTATCTGAG TGAGAATACCAAAAGTTCTCTCCTGACACCAGCACATGTAAATTTGTGTTGCAAGGAAGCCATGGAGTGGACAAAAAAAATATCTTTTATTTCTCAACGAGTACTATTATCTGGTCCAGCAG GGTCTGAGATATACCAAGAAACATTGATGAAGGCTCTCACCAAACACTTCGATGCTAGGCTGCTCGTCGTAGATTCATCATTGCTGTCGAGT GGACAGTCTTCAAAGTCAAAGGAATCAGAGCCGTACAAAAAAG GTGATAGGGTGCGATACATTGGTTCTTTGCAGTCAACAAGGTTTATCCTCGAGGGACAAAG AGCTCCAGATTATGGTTCCCAGGGTGAAGTGCGACTTCCTTTTGAGGAAAATGGATCCTCAAAAATCGGAGTCAGTTTTGACAAACCAATTCCTGGGGGCATTGATCTAGGAGGCAATTGTGAGGTTGATCATGGTTTCTTCTGTTCAG TTGATTCTCTGTGCCTCGATGGTCCAGGATGGGAAGACAGAGCtaaacatccatttgatgtaatatTTGAG TTTGTTTCTGAAGAAAGTGCGCATGGACCCCTTATCCTATTTTTGAAGGACGTTGAGAAAGTGTGTGGAAACACTTACTCTTATCATGGTCTAAAGAGCAAGCTCGAAATTTTTCCAGCAGGTGTTTTTGTTATTGGGTCTCAGACCCAGGCAGACAGTCggaaagataag CTAAACGGGTCTCCTTTCCTTTCGAAGTTCCCATACGGTCAAGCAGCAATACTCGACCTTGCGTTCCAG GATAGCTTTGGCCGGGTGAATGATAAAACCAAAGAAGCAGCGAAGACTGCGAAGCATGTCACTAAACTTTTCCCCAGTAAAGTGACAATACAACCACCACAG GATGACTTGGAACTCTCAAAGTGGAAACAGCTATTGGATCGTGATATTGAAATTCTGAAAGTGAAGGCTAACATTTCAAAAGTCCAGTCT TTTCTAACTCGCAATGGTCTGGAATGTGCTGATGTAGAGACCACAGTATGTGTTAAAGATCGAACTCTTACAAATGAAT GTGTCGATAAAATAGTTGGTTATGCTTTGAGTCATCAAGTTATGAATTCTACTGTTCCAACTCCTGGAAAGGATGTGTTACTTGCTCTTTCTGGTGAAAG CCTTCAGCATGGGGTTGATTTGTCGGAAAGGATGCAAAATGACCATAAGAAAAAGAGCACAAAGAAATCACTCAAG GATGTTGCCACGGAGAATGAATTTGAAAAGAGGCTTCTTAGTGATGTTATCCCTCCAGATGAGATAGGTGTTTCCTTTGATGACATTGGAGCACTAGAGAATGTCAAGGAAACTTTGAAGGAATTAGTGATGCTTCCATTGCAAAGGCCAGAGTTGTTCTCCAAGGGACAACTTATGAAG CCATGTAAAGGAATATTGCTTTTTGGTCCACCTGGTACGGGGAAGACCATGCTTGCTAAAGCTGTTGCAACAGAGGCTGGTGCTAACTTCATCAACATATCAATGTCAAGCATTGGCTCGAAG TGGTTTGGCGAGGGGGAAAAATATGTGAAAGCTGTGTTTTCACTTGCAAGCAAAATTGCTCCCAGTGTCATTTTTGTGGATGAG GTTGACGGCATGCTGGGTAGACGTGAAAACCCAGGGGAACATGAAGCCATGcgtaaaatgaaaaatgaatttatggTGAACTGGGATGGTCTGAGAACAAAAGACAAAGAACGTGTATTAGTACTTGCTGCCACTAATAGGCCGTTTGATCTTGATGAGGCTGTTATTAGGAGGCTCCCAAGGAG GTTGATGGTGAATTTACCAGACGCAACCAATAGGAAAAAGATTATTAGTGTAATACTAGCCAAAGAAGATTTGGCAGAAGATGTAGATCTGGAAGCAGTGGCTAGCCTGACTGAGGGGTATTCAGGCAGTGATCTGAAG AATCTGTGTATTACTGCTGCACATAGTCCCATAAGGGAAATCCTTGAAAAAGAGAAGAAG GAGAGATCCTTGGCAGAAGCAGAAAACAAACCATTGCCTCCTAAGTATTCTAGCAGTGATGTCCGTCCCCTAAATATGAGTGATCTCAAACAGGCACACGAGCAG GTATGTGCAAGTATATCATCTGATTCGACAAATATGAACGAGCTTGTTCAGTGGAACGAGCTTTACGGTGAAGGCGGATCTAGAAAGAAGACACCTCTAAGCTACTTCATGTAG
- the LOC123187544 gene encoding uncharacterized protein isoform X1, whose product MVDTRRSSAGKRRASSEEASPPTPPPAAAPDSGDAAGASASAPGAEAASPPPAPRSRSAKRAKAAGKTTRPVSAPVFEAAAKAAGRAIESSQLSAPAAERSAGAVAASSTVSNSGASARKKRTPRRLPPSDETTAEEMTQWKTRRGAASSRTHAWARLISQSSQYPTVPIYASYFTVGHGGKHDLKLTDALSGSLVCRLRHVRRGAALEVSISKVVYVNGKALDKAAKVTLTGGDEVVFSSLGRHAYIFQPLPEEKSSTSILSSPSFVQQGQHPVMKGTLDHLSSKRAKLSVPFNFGSGCSPLIPHDTEIVSSLCKTMEEQNQFSSEENVPFAQHKLLKEDLKKAVVSASDISESFDSFPYYLSENTKSSLLTPAHVNLCCKEAMEWTKKISFISQRVLLSGPAGSEIYQETLMKALTKHFDARLLVVDSSLLSSGQSSKSKESEPYKKGDRVRYIGSLQSTRFILEGQRAPDYGSQGEVRLPFEENGSSKIGVSFDKPIPGGIDLGGNCEVDHGFFCSVDSLCLDGPGWEDRAKHPFDVIFEFVSEESAHGPLILFLKDVEKVCGNTYSYHGLKSKLEIFPAGVFVIGSQTQADSRKDKLNGSPFLSKFPYGQAAILDLAFQDSFGRVNDKTKEAAKTAKHVTKLFPSKVTIQPPQDDLELSKWKQLLDRDIEILKVKANISKVQSFLTRNGLECADVETTVCVKDRTLTNECVDKIVGYALSHQVMNSTVPTPGKDVLLALSGESLQHGVDLSERMQNDHKKKSTKKSLKDVATENEFEKRLLSDVIPPDEIGVSFDDIGALENVKETLKELVMLPLQRPELFSKGQLMKPCKGILLFGPPGTGKTMLAKAVATEAGANFINISMSSIGSKWFGEGEKYVKAVFSLASKIAPSVIFVDEVDGMLGRRENPGEHEAMRKMKNEFMVNWDGLRTKDKERVLVLAATNRPFDLDEAVIRRLPRRLMVNLPDATNRKKIISVILAKEDLAEDVDLEAVASLTEGYSGSDLKNLCITAAHSPIREILEKEKKERSLAEAENKPLPPKYSSSDVRPLNMSDLKQAHEQVCASISSDSTNMNELVQWNELYGEGGSRKKTPLSYFM is encoded by the exons ATGGTCGACACCAGGCGCAGCTCCGCGGGGAAGCGCCGGGCCTCGTCGGAGGAGGCCTCGCCCCCGACGCCCCCGCCCGCGGCGGCCCCGGACTCGGGCGACGCGGCGGGGGCATCGGCGTCGGCGCCCGGTGCGGAGGCCGCCTCCCCACCGCCGGCCCCGCGTAGCCGGTCGGCCAAGCGGGCCAAGGCCGCG ggcAAGACGACGCGCCCGGTGTCGGCCCCCGTGTTCGAGGCCGCCGCCAAGGCAGCGGGCCGCGCGATCGAGAGCTCGCAGCTGAGCGCGCCGGCCGCGGAGAGGTCCGCCGGGGCCGTCGCGGCGTCGTCCACGGTGTCGAATTCAGGAG CTTCAGCGAGGAAGAAGAGGACGCCCAGGCGTCTGCCTCCATCTGACGAGACGACCGCGGAAGAGATGACGCAGTGGAAGACGAGGCGCGGGGCGGCCAGTAGCCGGACTCATGCTTGGGCCAGATTGATTTCCCAATCTTCTCAG TATCCCACGGTTCCTATTTATGCTTCCTATTTCACCGTTGGCCATGGTGGTAAACATGATTTGAAACTGACGGACGCATTATCTGGATCACTTGTTTGCAGACTGAGGCATGTTAGG AGGGGTGCTGCCCTTGAGGTCTCTATATCCAAAGTTGTCTATGTAAATGGGAAGGCCTTAGACAAGGCTGCTAAGGTCACCTTGACTGGAGGCGACGAAGTTGTTTTTAGTTCACTTGGGAGGCATGCTTAT ATATTTCAGCCTCTTCCAGAGGAAAAATCAAGCACATCAATCCTTTCTTCCCCGAGTTTTGTTCAGCAAGGGCAGCATCCAGTTATGAAAGGCACACTGGATCATTTATCATCTAAAAGGGCCAAGTTATCAGTGCCGTTTAATTTTGGTAGTGGCTGCTCTCCATTGATTCCTCATG ATACAGAGATAGTCAGCAGTTTATGTAAAACAATGGAGGAGCAGAACCAGTTCTCTTCTGAAGAAAATGTGCCATTTGCTCAACATAAACTTTTAAaagaagatctgaagaaggcaGTTGTTAGTGCAAGTGATATATCAGAGTCATTTGATAGTTTTCCATATTATCTGAG TGAGAATACCAAAAGTTCTCTCCTGACACCAGCACATGTAAATTTGTGTTGCAAGGAAGCCATGGAGTGGACAAAAAAAATATCTTTTATTTCTCAACGAGTACTATTATCTGGTCCAGCAG GGTCTGAGATATACCAAGAAACATTGATGAAGGCTCTCACCAAACACTTCGATGCTAGGCTGCTCGTCGTAGATTCATCATTGCTGTCGAGT GGACAGTCTTCAAAGTCAAAGGAATCAGAGCCGTACAAAAAAG GTGATAGGGTGCGATACATTGGTTCTTTGCAGTCAACAAGGTTTATCCTCGAGGGACAAAG AGCTCCAGATTATGGTTCCCAGGGTGAAGTGCGACTTCCTTTTGAGGAAAATGGATCCTCAAAAATCGGAGTCAGTTTTGACAAACCAATTCCTGGGGGCATTGATCTAGGAGGCAATTGTGAGGTTGATCATGGTTTCTTCTGTTCAG TTGATTCTCTGTGCCTCGATGGTCCAGGATGGGAAGACAGAGCtaaacatccatttgatgtaatatTTGAG TTTGTTTCTGAAGAAAGTGCGCATGGACCCCTTATCCTATTTTTGAAGGACGTTGAGAAAGTGTGTGGAAACACTTACTCTTATCATGGTCTAAAGAGCAAGCTCGAAATTTTTCCAGCAGGTGTTTTTGTTATTGGGTCTCAGACCCAGGCAGACAGTCggaaagataag CTAAACGGGTCTCCTTTCCTTTCGAAGTTCCCATACGGTCAAGCAGCAATACTCGACCTTGCGTTCCAG GATAGCTTTGGCCGGGTGAATGATAAAACCAAAGAAGCAGCGAAGACTGCGAAGCATGTCACTAAACTTTTCCCCAGTAAAGTGACAATACAACCACCACAG GATGACTTGGAACTCTCAAAGTGGAAACAGCTATTGGATCGTGATATTGAAATTCTGAAAGTGAAGGCTAACATTTCAAAAGTCCAGTCT TTTCTAACTCGCAATGGTCTGGAATGTGCTGATGTAGAGACCACAGTATGTGTTAAAGATCGAACTCTTACAAATGAAT GTGTCGATAAAATAGTTGGTTATGCTTTGAGTCATCAAGTTATGAATTCTACTGTTCCAACTCCTGGAAAGGATGTGTTACTTGCTCTTTCTGGTGAAAG CCTTCAGCATGGGGTTGATTTGTCGGAAAGGATGCAAAATGACCATAAGAAAAAGAGCACAAAGAAATCACTCAAG GATGTTGCCACGGAGAATGAATTTGAAAAGAGGCTTCTTAGTGATGTTATCCCTCCAGATGAGATAGGTGTTTCCTTTGATGACATTGGAGCACTAGAGAATGTCAAGGAAACTTTGAAGGAATTAGTGATGCTTCCATTGCAAAGGCCAGAGTTGTTCTCCAAGGGACAACTTATGAAG CCATGTAAAGGAATATTGCTTTTTGGTCCACCTGGTACGGGGAAGACCATGCTTGCTAAAGCTGTTGCAACAGAGGCTGGTGCTAACTTCATCAACATATCAATGTCAAGCATTGGCTCGAAG TGGTTTGGCGAGGGGGAAAAATATGTGAAAGCTGTGTTTTCACTTGCAAGCAAAATTGCTCCCAGTGTCATTTTTGTGGATGAG GTTGACGGCATGCTGGGTAGACGTGAAAACCCAGGGGAACATGAAGCCATGcgtaaaatgaaaaatgaatttatggTGAACTGGGATGGTCTGAGAACAAAAGACAAAGAACGTGTATTAGTACTTGCTGCCACTAATAGGCCGTTTGATCTTGATGAGGCTGTTATTAGGAGGCTCCCAAGGAG GTTGATGGTGAATTTACCAGACGCAACCAATAGGAAAAAGATTATTAGTGTAATACTAGCCAAAGAAGATTTGGCAGAAGATGTAGATCTGGAAGCAGTGGCTAGCCTGACTGAGGGGTATTCAGGCAGTGATCTGAAG AATCTGTGTATTACTGCTGCACATAGTCCCATAAGGGAAATCCTTGAAAAAGAGAAGAAG GAGAGATCCTTGGCAGAAGCAGAAAACAAACCATTGCCTCCTAAGTATTCTAGCAGTGATGTCCGTCCCCTAAATATGAGTGATCTCAAACAGGCACACGAGCAG GTATGTGCAAGTATATCATCTGATTCGACAAATATGAACGAGCTTGTTCAGTGGAACGAGCTTTACGGTGAAGGCGGATCTAGAAAGAAGACACCTCTAAGCTACTTCATGTAG